In Allomuricauda ruestringensis DSM 13258, the following proteins share a genomic window:
- a CDS encoding heavy-metal-associated domain-containing protein yields MDLDIVNIKTTFRLQNLKCGGCINTISKELSEIKEIKDVIVEKDSSSVSFEHQSTDDASLVKETLKQMGYPTNDEENGFVEKAKYFVSCASGKISK; encoded by the coding sequence ATTGATCTGGATATAGTCAATATAAAAACAACATTCCGGCTACAAAACCTCAAATGCGGAGGGTGTATCAATACCATTTCGAAGGAATTATCAGAAATAAAAGAAATAAAAGATGTGATTGTGGAGAAGGATAGCTCATCGGTCAGCTTTGAACATCAAAGCACCGATGATGCTTCCTTGGTTAAGGAAACCCTCAAACAAATGGGCTACCCCACTAATGATGAGGAAAATGGTTTTGTGGAAAAAGCAAAATATTTTGTAAGTTGTGCCAGTGGTAAAATATCCAAATAA
- a CDS encoding MBL fold metallo-hydrolase, with protein MKIEQIYTGCLAQGAYYIESEGEAAIIDPLREVQPYIKKAKEDRATIKYIFETHFHADFVSGHVTLSKETGAPIVYGPTAKPSFDAIIAEDGQEFKLGKITITAMHTPGHTMESTTYLLKDENGKDHAIFSGDTLFLGDVGRPDLAQKAAHMTQEELAGTLFDSLRNKIMPLADDVIVYPAHGAGSACGKNMMKETVDTLGNQKKMNYALRADMTRDEFIEEVTEGLLPPPQYFPLNVKMNKEGYEDIDKILERGTQALSPEAFETAANETGAIVLDVRHQDEFAKGHVPRSIFIGLDGSFAPWVGALVADVKQPILLVTPEGREEETITRLSRVGFDKTLGYLKGGIEAWKKARKEVDTVDSVNAEALKALVDKGVPVYDVRKESEFKAEHVEDAHLTPLDFINNHMAEFPEQETFYVHCAGGYRSMIASSILKSRGIHNLVDVTGGFADIKNAGIPVTDYVCPTTLK; from the coding sequence ATGAAAATTGAACAAATATACACAGGGTGCTTGGCCCAAGGAGCCTATTATATAGAAAGTGAAGGGGAAGCCGCCATTATAGACCCACTCAGGGAAGTGCAGCCCTACATAAAAAAGGCCAAGGAAGATAGGGCAACCATCAAGTACATTTTTGAGACCCATTTCCATGCGGATTTTGTGAGCGGGCACGTAACGCTGTCCAAAGAAACAGGAGCACCTATCGTATACGGCCCAACGGCAAAACCATCTTTTGATGCAATTATCGCTGAAGATGGGCAAGAGTTTAAGTTGGGGAAAATTACCATAACAGCTATGCACACGCCTGGGCATACCATGGAAAGCACAACCTATTTGTTGAAGGATGAAAATGGAAAAGACCATGCCATTTTCAGCGGGGACACCTTGTTCCTGGGAGATGTGGGAAGGCCTGACCTTGCCCAAAAGGCAGCCCACATGACGCAAGAAGAGTTGGCCGGTACTTTGTTTGATAGCCTTCGCAACAAGATTATGCCATTGGCCGATGATGTGATTGTTTATCCGGCACACGGAGCCGGTTCCGCTTGCGGAAAAAACATGATGAAAGAAACCGTGGATACCTTGGGCAACCAGAAAAAAATGAACTACGCTCTCAGGGCAGATATGACGAGAGATGAATTTATCGAGGAAGTAACAGAAGGCCTTTTGCCACCACCGCAATACTTTCCACTCAATGTGAAAATGAACAAAGAAGGTTACGAGGATATCGACAAAATATTGGAAAGGGGAACCCAAGCCCTATCTCCAGAGGCTTTTGAAACTGCTGCCAACGAAACAGGGGCCATTGTGCTCGATGTGCGCCATCAAGATGAATTTGCCAAAGGCCATGTGCCCCGTTCCATATTTATTGGGCTGGACGGAAGTTTTGCTCCTTGGGTCGGTGCCCTGGTTGCCGATGTAAAACAACCGATTCTGCTCGTAACCCCCGAAGGACGGGAAGAGGAAACCATTACCAGATTGTCAAGGGTAGGTTTTGACAAGACCCTTGGTTATTTGAAAGGAGGAATCGAGGCTTGGAAAAAAGCGAGGAAAGAAGTTGATACCGTGGACAGCGTTAATGCCGAAGCGCTAAAAGCATTAGTGGATAAAGGTGTGCCCGTTTATGATGTTAGAAAAGAATCTGAATTTAAAGCAGAGCACGTGGAAGATGCTCATTTAACCCCTTTGGATTTTATCAACAATCATATGGCAGAATTTCCAGAACAAGAAACGTTCTATGTCCATTGTGCAGGAGGTTATAGGAGCATGATAGCTTCTTCTATCTTAAAAAGTAGGGGGATTCATAACCTAGTTGATGTAACAGGCGGTTTTGCCGACATTAAAAATGCGGGAATTCCGGTTACGGATTACGTATGTCCTACTACTTTGAAGTAA
- a CDS encoding sterol desaturase family protein, which yields MLDYFDAFINGFLGTVRWTWKSIIFEVPWYTNYFWGLILISVLVWVLEILFPWRKEQSIFRKDFWLDTFYMFFNFFIFAIVINGVYKVLGVFFADVGITSKTLTIVDIAHWSQWVQLLVFFVVLDFVQWFTHVLLHRYPVLWEFHKVHHSVKEMGFAAHMRFHWMENVLYKPLKTLGVMVLGGFEPEQAYIVHFAAIAIGHFNHSNIKLTYGPLKYILNNPVMHLYHHAYNLPEGHRYGMNYGISLSVWDYLFKTNYIPESGGKIELGFPGDDKLPKGFWGQLVHGFKKPKK from the coding sequence ATGCTGGATTATTTTGATGCTTTTATCAACGGTTTTTTGGGAACGGTCAGGTGGACTTGGAAATCAATCATTTTTGAAGTCCCCTGGTACACCAACTATTTCTGGGGCCTGATCCTAATTTCTGTTTTAGTTTGGGTTTTGGAGATTTTGTTTCCTTGGCGTAAGGAACAATCCATTTTTAGAAAGGATTTTTGGTTGGACACATTTTACATGTTTTTCAACTTTTTCATTTTTGCCATTGTAATAAATGGGGTTTACAAAGTACTCGGTGTATTTTTTGCCGATGTGGGAATTACTTCAAAAACATTGACCATTGTAGATATTGCACATTGGTCACAATGGGTTCAATTGCTAGTCTTTTTTGTGGTTCTCGATTTTGTGCAGTGGTTTACCCACGTGTTACTGCACAGGTATCCCGTGCTTTGGGAGTTCCATAAAGTGCACCATAGTGTTAAAGAAATGGGTTTTGCGGCCCATATGCGTTTCCATTGGATGGAAAATGTTCTTTACAAGCCTTTAAAAACATTGGGGGTGATGGTTCTTGGTGGTTTTGAACCTGAACAGGCCTATATTGTACATTTTGCGGCTATTGCTATTGGGCATTTCAACCATTCTAACATCAAATTGACCTACGGACCATTAAAATATATCTTGAACAATCCCGTGATGCACCTGTACCACCATGCATACAATCTACCAGAAGGACATCGGTATGGAATGAATTATGGCATAAGTCTCAGTGTCTGGGATTATCTTTTCAAAACCAATTACATTCCGGAAAGTGGCGGAAAAATTGAATTGGGGTTCCCTGGTGATGATAAATTGCCCAAAGGATTTTGGGGCCAGTTGGTTCACGGATTCAAAAAGCCCAAAAAATAA
- a CDS encoding Crp/Fnr family transcriptional regulator, protein MKEELLATFSNHFEQPLIDEILEAGKLVEVPAGETIMDIGQYIRSIPLLLSGAIKVLREDDEGDELLLYYLEQGETCSVTMACCMGQTKSEIRAITETETEMIMVPVQKMEEWMAKYKGWRNYVFESYHNRLNELLQTVDSIAFKNLDQRLVDYLQKKVEVTNDNRIRNTHQEIAYDLHTSRVVVSRLLKKLEKMKKLVLHRSYIQIVDL, encoded by the coding sequence ATGAAAGAAGAGCTTTTAGCAACATTTAGCAACCATTTTGAACAACCCCTTATTGATGAGATTCTTGAAGCGGGGAAATTAGTGGAAGTCCCAGCAGGCGAAACCATAATGGATATCGGACAATACATAAGAAGCATACCCTTGCTGTTGTCAGGAGCCATAAAAGTACTCAGGGAAGATGATGAAGGAGATGAATTGCTCTTGTATTATCTGGAACAAGGCGAAACCTGTTCCGTAACCATGGCGTGTTGCATGGGGCAAACCAAAAGTGAGATCAGGGCCATAACAGAAACCGAAACCGAAATGATAATGGTTCCCGTTCAGAAAATGGAAGAGTGGATGGCCAAGTACAAAGGGTGGCGGAACTATGTCTTTGAAAGTTACCACAACCGTTTGAACGAGTTGTTGCAGACCGTGGACAGCATAGCGTTCAAGAATTTAGATCAAAGATTGGTGGACTACCTCCAAAAGAAAGTCGAGGTAACCAACGATAACCGCATTCGAAACACACACCAAGAAATTGCCTATGATCTTCACACCTCAAGGGTTGTGGTTTCCAGATTATTGAAAAAATTGGAAAAAATGAAGAAACTGGTGCTCCATCGAAGTTACATCCAAATTGTGGATTTATAA
- a CDS encoding NAD(P)/FAD-dependent oxidoreductase produces the protein MAKIVVLGAGIAGHVAASHLRRKLSKAHEVVVVSPNSNYQWIPSNIWVGIGRMKPKDILFPLAPLYAKKHIDYKQAKAVSFHPEGDQQEPKPYVLAEYVSGNEKGATEKVTYDYLINATGPKLNFEATEGLSPGKNKAHSVCTYTHADEAWNALNDLIQQMKQGKKAKILIGTGHAKSTCQGAAFEYILNVEQELRRHKVRDMAEITWIANEYNLGDFGMDGMLLSYGSNIMKSSEMVEMVFEDRGIKWILGAGVHKVEDGVAHYENLGGEQKQESFDFAMLIPSFSGHGFKAYDKTGGDITDRLFRGFMIVDADYTPKPYEEWSVQDWPETYQNPSYPNIFAPGIAFAPPHSISKPRKSKNGTDISPAPPRTGMPSGITAKLVADNIIEMIKHSNDELHHKGSMGNMGAACIASAGFGMTKGSGISITTYPIVPDFKKYPDTHGRKLGKTFGTIGLAGHWLKLALHHAFLYKAKMKPFWWLIPE, from the coding sequence ATGGCCAAAATAGTCGTCCTTGGAGCTGGTATAGCAGGTCATGTGGCCGCATCCCATCTCAGAAGAAAGCTCTCCAAAGCGCATGAAGTAGTGGTGGTGTCACCCAACAGTAACTACCAATGGATCCCTTCCAATATCTGGGTGGGAATTGGCAGAATGAAACCGAAGGACATCCTGTTCCCATTGGCACCCTTGTATGCAAAAAAACATATCGATTATAAACAGGCCAAGGCCGTCAGTTTCCATCCCGAAGGCGACCAGCAAGAGCCAAAACCTTATGTGTTGGCAGAATATGTGTCAGGGAACGAAAAAGGAGCCACGGAAAAAGTGACCTATGATTACCTGATCAATGCCACTGGGCCAAAACTCAATTTTGAAGCCACTGAAGGACTGTCCCCCGGAAAAAATAAAGCCCATTCCGTTTGCACCTATACCCATGCCGATGAGGCATGGAACGCCCTGAATGATCTTATCCAACAAATGAAACAGGGGAAAAAGGCCAAAATTTTGATTGGGACCGGGCATGCGAAATCAACCTGCCAGGGTGCAGCCTTCGAATACATCCTGAACGTGGAACAAGAGCTGCGTAGGCACAAAGTGAGGGATATGGCTGAGATCACCTGGATTGCCAATGAATATAATCTTGGAGATTTTGGCATGGACGGTATGTTGTTGAGTTATGGAAGCAACATTATGAAGTCCAGTGAAATGGTGGAAATGGTTTTTGAGGATAGGGGAATCAAATGGATTTTGGGAGCTGGTGTCCATAAAGTGGAAGATGGGGTGGCCCATTATGAAAACCTTGGAGGGGAGCAAAAACAGGAATCTTTTGATTTTGCCATGTTGATTCCTTCCTTTTCAGGTCATGGTTTTAAGGCCTACGACAAAACAGGGGGCGATATCACGGACAGACTTTTTAGGGGATTCATGATCGTGGATGCCGACTACACACCCAAACCTTATGAAGAGTGGAGTGTACAGGATTGGCCGGAAACCTATCAAAACCCTTCCTATCCCAATATTTTTGCCCCAGGAATTGCCTTTGCACCACCACACAGTATTTCCAAACCCAGAAAGAGCAAAAATGGCACCGATATTTCACCCGCTCCTCCAAGAACGGGAATGCCATCGGGCATCACTGCAAAATTGGTGGCCGACAACATCATAGAAATGATCAAGCATTCCAATGATGAACTCCATCACAAAGGGTCTATGGGTAATATGGGCGCAGCATGCATAGCATCGGCAGGATTTGGGATGACGAAGGGCAGTGGTATCAGCATAACCACCTACCCCATTGTGCCGGATTTTAAGAAATATCCAGACACACACGGCAGAAAATTGGGCAAAACCTTTGGTACCATTGGTCTTGCCGGACATTGGCTGAAGTTGGCATTGCACCACGCCTTCCTTTACAAAGCAAAAATGAAACCCTTTTGGTGGTTAATTCCAGAATAG
- a CDS encoding YgaP family membrane protein: MKKNMGGADRTIRIILALGVGALYYFNVITGTLAYILLALAVMFVLTSFVSFCPLYTLLGISTCKVKN, translated from the coding sequence ATGAAAAAAAACATGGGCGGTGCAGACCGCACAATTCGGATTATCCTGGCACTTGGTGTAGGGGCACTGTATTATTTTAATGTGATTACAGGAACATTAGCGTATATATTGCTGGCATTAGCTGTCATGTTTGTCTTAACGAGCTTTGTTAGTTTTTGTCCTTTGTACACCCTTTTGGGGATTAGTACATGTAAGGTCAAGAATTAG
- a CDS encoding TolC family protein, whose translation MKRIITLTILIWIQGQLFAQDPVKISLEEVLTKVQESNASIKVSEQEAKMAKYDYRFSNSIFLPQIAVSHTGMATTNPLMAFGSKLNQEILTQADFNPALLNDPDQIENYTTKVSVEQPLINLDGFYQRKAAKTTMEAKELQAMRTRDYLDFEAQKAYGQLQLAHRAVAVLQKAYDAANANLNMAQNSFDQGLLQKADLLEVKVRVTEVSDQLNTAKSNVKNASDYLAFLMNEQGDVVYEPSEELVPDNLGESVEVSLENRADVKAMDLVSEAYKANMKADNMTFLPRLNAFASYEMYDDQIFQADAKGYIIGASLSWDVFKGSQRFAKVGKSKTSYEKAKQEYEQYIAKSTMELQRTKRMVEDAASRLQTSKLAMEQSEESLRIRTNRFKEGLEKTTDLLMAEATYAEKQLAYYQTIFEYNQAQSLLTFLTKE comes from the coding sequence ATGAAACGAATAATTACATTAACAATACTCATTTGGATCCAGGGACAACTATTTGCCCAAGACCCTGTCAAAATTTCTTTGGAAGAAGTATTGACAAAGGTGCAAGAGTCCAATGCCAGCATCAAGGTGTCCGAACAGGAAGCCAAAATGGCAAAATACGATTATAGGTTCTCCAACTCCATCTTTTTGCCACAGATTGCTGTGTCGCATACAGGAATGGCAACCACGAATCCATTGATGGCCTTTGGTTCCAAACTCAACCAGGAGATTTTGACCCAGGCAGATTTCAACCCTGCTTTGTTGAACGACCCAGATCAGATTGAGAACTACACCACCAAAGTTTCGGTGGAACAGCCCTTGATCAATTTAGATGGATTTTATCAGCGTAAAGCCGCCAAGACCACTATGGAAGCCAAAGAGCTTCAGGCCATGAGAACTAGGGACTATCTGGATTTTGAAGCCCAAAAGGCTTATGGTCAACTGCAATTGGCGCACAGAGCTGTGGCCGTACTTCAAAAAGCCTACGATGCCGCCAATGCCAATTTGAATATGGCACAGAACAGCTTCGACCAAGGCTTGCTTCAAAAAGCAGATCTGTTGGAAGTAAAGGTTCGAGTAACTGAGGTTTCCGATCAACTGAATACTGCTAAAAGCAATGTGAAAAATGCATCGGACTACCTAGCCTTTTTAATGAACGAACAGGGAGATGTGGTCTATGAACCCTCCGAAGAATTGGTGCCTGATAATTTGGGCGAATCAGTGGAAGTTTCACTGGAAAACAGGGCCGATGTAAAAGCCATGGATTTGGTGTCCGAAGCCTACAAAGCAAACATGAAGGCCGACAATATGACCTTTTTGCCAAGACTGAATGCATTTGCCAGCTACGAAATGTACGACGATCAAATTTTTCAGGCCGATGCCAAAGGATACATTATTGGGGCAAGTCTGAGCTGGGATGTTTTTAAAGGATCCCAACGCTTTGCCAAAGTAGGAAAGAGCAAAACAAGTTATGAAAAAGCGAAACAGGAATACGAACAGTACATCGCCAAAAGTACTATGGAGCTACAACGCACCAAACGGATGGTCGAGGATGCCGCGAGTAGACTCCAGACCTCAAAATTGGCTATGGAGCAATCCGAAGAATCCTTAAGGATTCGTACCAACAGATTCAAGGAAGGTTTGGAAAAAACAACGGATCTATTGATGGCCGAAGCCACCTATGCCGAAAAACAATTGGCCTATTATCAAACCATTTTTGAATACAATCAAGCACAATCCTTATTAACATTTTTAACCAAAGAATAA
- a CDS encoding Tll0287-like domain-containing protein, giving the protein MRFSPISILIFLLLLSCKQGPKISDKKVSPENPDYAEIGMSYAQGTQKVLGKTLMETIQNKGVEEAVVFCNEKAYPLTDSMATKFNARIKRVSDKPRNPNNKANATELTYIETFKKAVASGDSIAPILDKANGEVYFYYPIITTGLCLNCHGIPEKNIAPEVLTHLSKLYPEDKAVGYGPDEVRGIWSIVFDASKSSSD; this is encoded by the coding sequence ATGCGATTTTCTCCAATTTCCATATTAATTTTTCTGCTGCTCCTTTCCTGTAAGCAGGGGCCAAAAATATCGGATAAAAAAGTATCGCCCGAAAATCCTGATTATGCAGAAATAGGCATGTCCTATGCCCAAGGAACCCAGAAAGTTTTGGGAAAAACATTAATGGAAACTATACAGAACAAGGGTGTAGAGGAGGCTGTTGTTTTCTGTAACGAGAAAGCCTATCCATTAACGGATAGCATGGCTACAAAGTTTAACGCCCGAATAAAAAGGGTTTCCGATAAACCCCGAAATCCCAACAATAAGGCCAATGCCACAGAATTGACATATATAGAAACATTTAAGAAAGCAGTTGCATCAGGTGATTCAATCGCACCTATTTTGGATAAGGCAAACGGGGAAGTTTATTTCTACTACCCTATTATTACCACAGGTTTGTGCTTGAATTGTCATGGAATCCCAGAAAAAAATATTGCTCCAGAGGTGCTAACCCATTTATCAAAACTTTATCCAGAAGACAAGGCAGTTGGTTATGGGCCCGATGAGGTACGAGGTATTTGGAGTATAGTTTTCGATGCTTCAAAAAGCTCTTCTGATTAG
- a CDS encoding SulP family inorganic anion transporter yields the protein MIKRYLPFLSWMATYNKSLLRGDLVAGLTVGIMLVPQGMAYAMIAGMPPIYGLYAALVPPLVYALMGTSRQLGVGPVAMDSLLVAAGVGALQLVNTEEYISTVLFLTLLIGGIQLLLGILRMGFFVNFLSKPVISGFTSAAAILIGLGQLKHILGTSFAQSSKIYELLGNIIGSLDNVDLLTLGLGAASIFLMFLLKSINKKLPTPLLIVVLGILAVVIFNLETKGIYIVGDIPKGLPDFQPPQFQWDKIGQLMPIAITVALYGFMESVSIAKTVEEKHPEYELDADQELRALGLSNILGSFFQSFSVSGSFSRTAVNDQAGAKTGMSLIFSTLIIAGVLLFLTPLFYKLPTVVLGAIIIVSVVGLIDIRYPSVLWKNRKDEFFLLTATFLMTLFIGLMEGILLGVLLSLMLLVYRISKPHMAVLGKVRGTHYYKNIDRFSEDVEVDADKLVIRFDAQLYFGNKDYFKKQLYRQIEKKGPVLKYIILNAEPINYIDSSAASMLERIILDLRKRGIHFFIAAAIGPTRDILYSSGIVDILGEENLFVQTFDAVDSCSEQKERSLMQKKVSLQSKTKSL from the coding sequence ATGATCAAACGGTACTTGCCATTTTTATCTTGGATGGCCACATACAACAAATCATTGCTCCGAGGAGACTTGGTTGCGGGCCTTACCGTAGGAATCATGTTGGTGCCACAAGGAATGGCCTATGCGATGATCGCGGGAATGCCTCCGATCTATGGGCTATATGCTGCATTGGTGCCTCCCTTGGTATATGCTCTCATGGGAACATCAAGGCAATTGGGCGTGGGGCCTGTGGCCATGGATTCGTTGTTGGTGGCCGCAGGGGTTGGCGCACTACAACTGGTAAACACAGAGGAATATATTTCCACCGTACTTTTTTTGACCCTGCTCATAGGAGGAATACAGCTTCTTTTGGGTATTTTGAGAATGGGCTTTTTTGTCAATTTTTTGTCCAAACCGGTCATTAGCGGATTTACATCCGCTGCTGCCATATTGATAGGTCTGGGACAATTGAAACACATATTAGGGACAAGCTTTGCACAGTCCAGTAAAATTTATGAACTGTTGGGCAATATTATTGGAAGTCTGGACAATGTCGACCTATTGACCTTGGGGCTAGGCGCAGCTTCCATATTTTTGATGTTTCTACTAAAAAGCATCAACAAAAAGTTGCCCACCCCCTTGTTGATCGTGGTGCTCGGTATCTTGGCAGTAGTGATTTTTAATTTGGAAACAAAGGGAATCTATATTGTGGGCGATATTCCAAAGGGTCTTCCCGATTTTCAGCCCCCACAATTCCAATGGGACAAAATAGGACAGCTCATGCCCATTGCCATAACAGTGGCGCTTTATGGGTTTATGGAGTCCGTTTCCATAGCAAAGACAGTTGAGGAAAAACATCCGGAATACGAACTGGATGCCGACCAAGAGCTACGAGCTTTGGGCCTTTCCAATATTTTGGGCTCATTCTTTCAGTCTTTTTCAGTTTCCGGCAGTTTTTCAAGGACCGCGGTCAATGATCAGGCCGGGGCAAAAACGGGGATGTCACTTATCTTTAGCACACTTATTATAGCGGGCGTACTGCTCTTCCTCACTCCCTTGTTTTACAAATTACCCACAGTGGTCTTGGGTGCCATCATCATAGTTTCGGTGGTTGGCCTTATAGATATAAGATACCCCTCGGTATTGTGGAAAAACAGAAAGGACGAGTTTTTCCTGTTGACGGCCACTTTTTTGATGACCCTTTTTATTGGTTTGATGGAGGGAATCCTTTTGGGAGTATTGCTCTCCCTAATGTTGCTCGTATATAGAATATCCAAACCTCACATGGCCGTTTTGGGAAAAGTCAGGGGAACCCACTATTATAAGAACATTGACCGTTTCTCGGAAGATGTGGAAGTGGATGCAGATAAATTGGTTATACGGTTCGATGCCCAGTTGTATTTTGGCAATAAGGATTATTTTAAAAAACAACTCTATCGACAGATCGAAAAAAAAGGCCCTGTCCTCAAGTACATCATCCTAAATGCAGAACCCATCAATTATATTGATAGCAGTGCTGCGAGCATGTTGGAACGGATCATACTCGACTTGAGGAAAAGAGGTATCCATTTTTTTATTGCAGCCGCCATAGGTCCCACAAGGGATATTCTGTACAGTAGCGGAATCGTTGATATTCTTGGGGAAGAAAACCTGTTTGTCCAGACTTTTGATGCGGTGGACTCTTGTAGCGAACAAAAGGAGCGAAGCCTTATGCAAAAAAAAGTATCCTTACAGTCCAAGACAAAGAGTTTGTAA
- a CDS encoding rhodanese-like domain-containing protein, producing the protein MSIFSFLFKEQNLPDEINILDRDKYKEAISKAKVQLVDVRTKREFMSGHIKGAKNIDFFQGPVFESAFSKLKKDVPVYIYCQSGNRSQKAAKKLVSLGFTKVYDLKGGYMGWCY; encoded by the coding sequence ATGTCAATATTCAGTTTTTTGTTCAAAGAACAAAATCTCCCTGATGAAATCAATATTTTGGATAGGGATAAATATAAAGAAGCCATTTCCAAAGCTAAGGTCCAATTGGTTGATGTTAGAACAAAGAGAGAATTTATGTCCGGTCATATAAAAGGAGCCAAGAACATTGATTTTTTCCAAGGGCCTGTATTTGAATCGGCTTTTTCAAAATTGAAAAAAGATGTTCCCGTGTACATTTATTGCCAATCTGGAAATAGAAGTCAAAAAGCAGCAAAAAAGCTGGTGAGTTTGGGCTTCACCAAGGTTTACGATTTAAAAGGCGGATACATGGGTTGGTGCTATTGA
- a CDS encoding efflux RND transporter periplasmic adaptor subunit yields the protein MKNTTIYKSFTLILALGLTLAGCGSDEKQAATTSEAVKVTIADVDMGDSSTILAGSGQIKAVNSATLSTRIMGHVESLPVKIGQKVNKGDLLISINNVDLRAKKAQVEASITEATAAFNNAKKDYERFQNLFEQNSASQKELDDMTARYEMAKARLEAANQMKNEVNSQFAYANIRTPFSGVVTNTYIEEGDMANPGVPLVSIESAGGGFEVVAKVSENNISGIEVGTKAHILVKALDTTITGKVSELSASAQNTGGQYVMKVLLDRTETKILSGMYATVRLEAENESNGKTVVTVPSKALVHKGQLTGVYTLGQDNVALLRWLRLGDTYGDEVEVLSGLSEGDQYIVSAEGKLYNGAKVSIQ from the coding sequence ATGAAAAACACTACGATATATAAAAGCTTCACTTTAATTCTTGCTTTGGGATTGACCCTTGCAGGGTGTGGGAGTGATGAAAAACAAGCCGCAACGACCTCAGAGGCTGTAAAGGTAACCATTGCCGATGTGGACATGGGCGATAGTTCCACCATTTTGGCGGGTAGTGGTCAAATTAAGGCCGTGAATAGCGCCACCTTGAGTACTAGAATAATGGGTCATGTGGAATCACTTCCTGTAAAAATAGGTCAGAAAGTAAACAAGGGAGACCTTTTGATTTCAATCAACAATGTAGACCTACGTGCCAAAAAAGCACAGGTGGAGGCATCCATTACAGAGGCTACTGCGGCCTTCAATAATGCAAAGAAGGACTATGAAAGATTTCAGAATCTTTTTGAGCAAAACAGTGCTTCACAAAAAGAGCTGGATGATATGACCGCACGCTACGAAATGGCTAAAGCCAGATTGGAAGCCGCAAACCAAATGAAGAACGAAGTGAATTCCCAATTCGCCTACGCGAACATTAGGACCCCTTTCAGTGGGGTGGTCACCAACACCTACATTGAAGAAGGCGATATGGCCAATCCAGGTGTTCCGTTGGTATCCATTGAATCAGCTGGAGGAGGTTTTGAAGTAGTTGCGAAGGTTTCAGAGAATAATATTTCCGGTATAGAAGTGGGAACCAAAGCACACATTCTGGTAAAGGCTTTGGATACCACGATTACAGGTAAAGTATCGGAGTTGAGTGCCTCGGCACAAAATACAGGAGGACAATATGTAATGAAAGTATTATTGGACAGAACAGAAACCAAGATTTTGTCAGGTATGTATGCAACCGTAAGGCTCGAGGCGGAAAATGAGAGCAATGGTAAAACAGTTGTTACCGTTCCGTCCAAAGCCTTGGTGCATAAAGGTCAGTTAACGGGTGTTTATACCCTGGGGCAAGACAATGTCGCTCTTTTACGTTGGTTGAGACTGGGCGATACCTATGGCGATGAAGTAGAAGTTTTGTCCGGCCTGTCCGAAGGAGACCAATATATCGTCTCGGCAGAGGGTAAGTTGTACAACGGAGCTAAAGTAAGCATTCAATAA